In Triticum aestivum cultivar Chinese Spring chromosome 5B, IWGSC CS RefSeq v2.1, whole genome shotgun sequence, the following proteins share a genomic window:
- the LOC123111646 gene encoding chlorophyll a-b binding protein 7, chloroplastic: protein MPPLLRSPAPPSAGVFCRRRKRMRARASWQELAGVLVFSAVPFTAVKAIANSPLGASLRRRLESRKASAAAEADALRAAAREARSSSFWYGGARPRWLGPLRYDYPEHLVGEFPGDYGFDIAGLGRDPVAFANYFNFEILHCRWAMLAALGVVVPELLDLFGIVHFVEPVWWKVGYAKLQGDTLDYLGIPGFRIAGGQGIIVIAICQVLLMVGPEYARYCGIEALEPLGIYLPGDINYPGGALFDPLGLSKDPVAFEELKVKEIKNGRLAMVAWIGFYAQAAVTGKGPVQNLVEHLSDPLRNNVLSHFL from the exons ATGCCTCCCCTCCtccgctcccccgcgccgccgtccgccggtGTCTTCTGCCGGCGGCGGAAAAGAATGCGTGCGCGTGCATCGTGGCAGGAGCTGGCGGGCGTGCTGGTGTTCTCCGCCGTCCCCTTCACCGCCGTCAAGGCCATCGCCAACAGCCCCCTCGGCgccagcctccgccgccgcctcgagtccaggaaggcctccgccgccgccgaggcagacgccctccgcgccgccgcccgcgaggCCCGCAGCTCCAG CTTTTGGTACGGGGGAGCTCGGCCGCGGTGGCTCGGTCCTCTCCGGTACGACTACCCGGAGCACCTGGTCGGAGAGTTCCCGGGCGATTACGGCTTCGATATAGCAGGTCTGGGCCGGGACCCCGTTGCTTTCGCCAACTACTTCAA CTTTGAGATTTTACATTGTCGATGGGCCATGCTTGCTGCTCTTGGTGTTGTTGTTCCTGAGCTGTTAGATCTATTTGGGATAGTGCATTTTGTGGAGCCTGTGTGGTGGAAAGTTGGTTATGCAAAACTTCAG GGCGATACTCTTGATTACCTTGGGATTCCTGGGTTCCGAATTGCTGGTGGTCAAGGCATCATCGTCATCGCTATCTGTCAAGTCCTTTTGATG GTTGGGCCAGAATATGCGAGATACTGTGGGATCGAGGCGCTAGAACCCTTGGGAATATATCTTCCTGGGGACATAAACTACCCAGGTGGAGCACTGTTCGATCCCTTGGGGCTGTCCAAAGACCCTGTTGCGTTCGAAGAACTCAAGGTGAAGGAGATCAAGAATGGTCGTCTCGCAATGGTTGCATGGATCGGATTCTACGCCCAGGCTGCTGTAACCGGCAAGGGCCCTGTGCAGAACCTCGTCGAGCACTTGTCGGATCCACTCCGCAACAACGTTTTATCCCATTTTCTTTGA